In Deltaproteobacteria bacterium GWC2_55_46, a single window of DNA contains:
- a CDS encoding NADH dehydrogenase (Catalyzes the transfer of electrons from NADH to quinone), which produces MIENTEDNTLTTRELSLHLGPQHPSSHGVLHLVIGLDGERVTSCEPDIGYLHRGTEKIAENLLYHQFVPYTDRLDYMCAMSNNLAYVTAVEKLIGIEIPERAKYIRVIAAELSRIAGHLMGLGAWAVDLGAMSILLYAIREREMVLDIFERLCGARLTLTYLRVGGVRYEFTDGCRDACAELVKTLPGKIDEYETILSGNRIWLERNRGVGIISADEAINLGLSGPPLRASGVNWDIRKDEPYLVYDRLNFDVPTGTNGDSFDRYMVRIIEMRQSVRMIEQCLKEMPGGPFNVEMPEIVPPPKPDVYNNMENLIHHFKYVSSGFKAPVGEIYSAIEAPKGELGVYIVGDGTERPYRLKLRVPSFMNLQSLEHMVKGSYLADVIAVLSSIDPVFGECDK; this is translated from the coding sequence ATGATAGAAAACACTGAAGACAATACACTAACAACGCGCGAACTGAGCCTGCATCTTGGCCCTCAGCACCCTTCAAGCCATGGCGTACTGCACCTTGTCATCGGGTTGGACGGAGAGCGGGTCACAAGCTGCGAGCCAGATATCGGGTATCTCCACAGGGGCACCGAGAAGATAGCGGAGAACCTCCTCTATCACCAGTTCGTCCCGTATACCGACAGGCTCGACTACATGTGCGCCATGAGCAACAACCTGGCGTACGTTACGGCGGTTGAAAAGCTCATCGGGATCGAGATACCCGAGAGGGCCAAGTATATAAGGGTCATAGCGGCGGAGCTTTCCAGGATCGCCGGGCACCTGATGGGCCTTGGCGCCTGGGCTGTCGACCTCGGGGCCATGAGCATCCTCCTTTACGCGATAAGGGAAAGGGAGATGGTCCTCGATATATTCGAGAGGCTCTGCGGCGCGCGCCTTACGCTCACCTATCTCAGGGTCGGCGGTGTCAGGTACGAATTCACCGATGGCTGCAGGGACGCCTGTGCCGAGCTCGTAAAGACGCTGCCGGGCAAGATCGACGAGTACGAGACGATACTCAGCGGCAACAGGATATGGCTGGAGAGGAACAGGGGCGTAGGCATTATATCCGCGGATGAGGCGATAAACCTGGGCCTTTCCGGCCCGCCTCTTCGCGCAAGCGGCGTCAACTGGGACATCAGGAAGGACGAACCGTACCTCGTCTACGACAGGCTGAACTTCGACGTCCCCACAGGCACCAACGGCGACTCCTTCGACCGCTACATGGTGAGGATCATCGAGATGAGGCAGTCGGTCCGCATGATAGAGCAGTGCCTGAAAGAGATGCCCGGCGGGCCTTTCAACGTGGAGATGCCGGAGATAGTGCCTCCGCCAAAGCCCGACGTCTACAATAACATGGAGAACCTTATCCACCATTTCAAGTACGTCTCTTCAGGCTTCAAGGCCCCTGTGGGCGAGATCTACTCGGCGATAGAGGCGCCCAAGGGCGAGCTTGGAGTATATATAGTCGGCGACGGCACAGAGCGCCCCTACAGGCTTAAATTGCGGGTGCCGTCGTTCATGAACCTCCAGTCGCTTGAGCATATGGTCAAGGGCTCTTACCTGGCGGACGTAATAGCGGTACTTTCAAGCATCGACCCGGTCTTCGGGGAGTGCGACAAGTAA
- a CDS encoding NADH dehydrogenase, translating to MGMLSAEAKKEIETALKKYHNKRSAVMEALRIAQRENGGHLTRQQMDELAAILEMRPVEVNAAAAFYTMYNIDKPVGKNHIQVCRNISCSLMGAEHLIGHMERTLGIKTGETTQDKRFTLSTVECLGSCGTAPMMQINDDFYENLTEAKIDELLKNLK from the coding sequence ATGGGTATGCTTTCAGCAGAGGCAAAAAAGGAAATTGAAACGGCCCTCAAGAAGTACCATAACAAGAGGTCCGCGGTCATGGAGGCGCTCCGCATAGCGCAACGGGAGAACGGCGGGCATCTGACCAGACAGCAGATGGATGAGCTAGCCGCGATCCTTGAAATGCGCCCCGTAGAGGTCAACGCTGCCGCGGCCTTCTACACCATGTATAACATAGACAAGCCCGTGGGCAAAAATCATATCCAGGTGTGCAGGAACATATCCTGCTCGCTCATGGGCGCCGAGCACTTGATAGGCCACATGGAAAGGACCCTTGGCATAAAGACAGGGGAGACCACACAGGACAAGAGGTTCACCCTTTCCACGGTAGAGTGCCTCGGCTCATGCGGAACGGCCCCCATGATGCAGATCAACGACGACTTCTACGAGAACCTGACTGAGGCGAAGATCGACGAGCTGTTGAAGAACCTGAAGTGA